A single Cryptococcus neoformans var. grubii H99 chromosome 7, complete sequence DNA region contains:
- a CDS encoding WSC domain-containing protein, producing the protein MPTMPANFRTSLYALAALAMSGVSLGAPDHWILTHAQTLLLGRVDPIVNPGAISSHVHNVVGASNFNWNPNTPSEQLDAACSSVIVADDKSNYWAPELYYQHANGTFSPILSGTRIYYFTKGDQVKPFPTGLKMISGTAASKNASDTKAFGVKISCDEGEQGYWLPNGTSHPGGCSTIAMATYFPSCGLESGDLDSDDHFSHMAWPQSYNGSILVNDPNGQYCPDSHPIKYPTIFAQFNYYLDDNQPWRNDECTLVLSNGDCSGNTYHADFFNGWEPDVLQAAITECGDGNGVDDDLMACAPLAKSTNESATWDCRLQGPIPAEDVGLWRPIDQLPGCNPLWKSNVATKPTCESTADPNMVGANVYFENLKYRMHIPMAMPSIRNASELEGLIPGLGNIGDSKLRAWGSDGIDQAEITVGTWEEIEAAEAGESNSSSSSTSENEAITSFSAAVSASATSEQSGNGIIAVVTTSNTSENTFSVNGDSSTVASSSQSTASSVTTSPSGKTCKRRKHGLTARDSVKNHLHKSRLRRQF; encoded by the exons ATGCCCACTATGCCCGCTAACTTTAGGACTTCCCTGTACGCGCTCGCCGCGCTTGCTATGTCAGGCGTTTCACTCGGCGCTCCGGACCACTGGATCCTTACCCATGCTCAGACTTTACTGCTCGGCAGAGTTGACCCAATTGTGAATCCTGGAGCTATCAGCTCTCATGTGCACAATGTGGTTGGAGCGAGTAACTTCAACT GGAATCCGAATACCCCATCGGAACAACTGGACGCGGCCTGTTCTTCTGTCATTGTAGCTGATGACAAGTCCAACTACTGGGCTCC AGAGCTCTATTACCAGCATGCGAACGGCACATTTTCACCCATCCTTAGCGGTACTCGTATCTATTACTTCACGAAGGGAGACCAGGTTAAACCTTTCCCCACCGGCCTCAAAATGATCAGCGGTACAGCTGCCTCGAAGAACGCTTCGGATACCAAAGCTTTCGGTGTGAAGATCTCTTGCGATGAAGGAGAACAAGGTTATTGGCTTCCTAATGGTACGAGTCACCCTGGTGGCTGTTCTACGATTGCTATGGCTACCTATTTCCCTAGTTGCGGCTTGGAAAGTGGAGATCTTGATTCAGATGACCACTTTTCCCACATGGCATGGCCGCAGAGCTATAATGGCTCAATCCTTGTCAATGATCCCAACGGTCAATACTGTCCAGACTCTCATCCCATAAAATACCCTACCATCTTTGCCCAGTTCAACTATTACCTTGATGACAATCAGCCTTGGCGTAATGACGAGTGCACTTTGGTGCTCTCAAACGGGGACTGCAGCGGTAACACGTATCATGCGGATTTCTTCAATGGC TGGGAGCCCGACGTCCTTCAGGCTGCCATTACCGAATGCGGCGACGGTAATGGTGTCGATGACGATTTGATGGCTTGCGCCCCCCTGGCCAAATCAACTAATGAATCAGCTACGTGGGATTGCCGTCTTCAAGGCCCTATCCCTGCCGA GGATGTTGGCCTCTGGCGTCCCATTGATCAACTTCCTGGCTGTAATCCTCTTTGGAAGTCTAACGTCGCTACCAAGCCCACCTGTGAGTCCACAGCTGACCCGAATATGGTTGGCGCCAATGTTTACTTTGAGAACCTAAAG TATCGTATGCATATCCCGATGGCCATGCCTTCAATCCGCAACGCATCTGAGCTTGAGGGTCTTATCCCTGGCCTGGGTAACATTGGGGATTCAAAGCTCCGCGCATGGGGTTCAGACGGTATTGATCAAGCAGAAATAACTGTGGGCACatgggaagagattgaagcCGCAGAAGCTGGTGAATCGAACTCGAGCTCCTCCAGCACAAGTGAGAATGAAGCAATCACTAGCTTCAGTGCTGCTGTGAGTGCAAGCGCCACTTCTGAACAAA GTGGAAATGGGATTATTGCCGTCGTTACGACCAGCAATACGTCTGAAAATACCTTCAGCGTCAACGGCGACTCATCTACAGttgcctcttcatctcagTCTACTGCTTCAAGCGTCACTACGAGTCCTTCTGGTAAGACTTGCAA GCGGAGGAAGCACGGTCTTACAGCGCGCGATTCTGTGAAGAACCATCTTCACAAATCTAGACTGCGCCGACAATTTTAG
- a CDS encoding dynein light chain LC8-type, with protein MDPQGRSPSPEQQGVKFPRFGPDGQPLKAVIKNVDMSEEMQQKAVEIVFESFDRYDQEKDMAMYVKKQFDRLYGTTWHCVVGKNFGSFVTHESKNFIYFYLGRVAILLWKTT; from the exons ATGGACCCCCAAGGACGCTCCCCCAGCCCAGAACAGCAGGGCGTAAAATTCCCCAGGTTTGGCCCCGATGGGCAGCCTCTGAAAGCTGTCATCAAAAACGTAGACA TGTCAGAAGAGATGCAGCAAAAGGCAGTCGAAATTGTGTTTGAATCATTTGACCGATATGATCAGGAGAAAGACATGGCAATGTATGTCAAAAAGCAATTCGATCGGCTGTATGGGACCACCTGGCATTGTGTTGTTGGCAAGAA CTTTGGAAGTTTTGTCACTCACG AGTCCAAGAATTTCATTTATTTCTACCTCGGTCGTGTTGCTATTCTCCTCTGGAAGACAACATAG
- a CDS encoding mortality factor 4-like protein 1 — MAGTVPQFMVDEYVLAYHGPLLYEARVILAEVWDESNTLLGTVGPHYFIHYKGWKQTWDEWVPESRLLKLNEAGFAKRRALLDAQAKKGRSAGGSGGAGSPGAGKGGLKDKKKDTKKRGRDAMESESDFMKRPEVKIVIPDVLKLVLVDDWENVTKNNQLVALPRKPNVRELLEEYRQYASASKKQERSARATALLSEIISGITLYFDKALGNNLLYRFERAQYVEQKRQNPEKPMSEIYGAEHLLRLFVNFGPFIAYTNIDTESLNILRDYINDIMQWMIKEQKRLFMKEYEETTTHYQNLSRS, encoded by the exons ATGGCCGGCACTGTCCCGCAATTTATGGTTGATGAGTACGTCCTTGCGTACCATGGCCCGTTACTTTACGAGGCTCGA GTAATTCTCGCCGAAGTATGGGATGAATCGAATACACTGCTGGGAACGGTTGGGCCTCATTATTTCATCCATTACAAAGGCTGGAAGCAGAC CTGGGATGAATGGGTACCTGAGTCTCGACTCCTTAAACTCAACGAGGCAGGTTTCGCCAAACGCCGCGCTCTACTTGACGCCCAAGCCAAGAAAGGACGGTCGGCTGGCGGGTCAGGCGGGGCCGGGTCACCGGGAGCGGGTAAGGGAGGTctcaaggacaagaagaaagataccaagaagagaggaagagatgccATGGAGAGC GAATCAGACTTTATGAAGCGTCCAGAGGTAAAAATTGTCATCCCAGATGTGCTGAAGCTGGTGCTCGTGGATGACTGGGAAAATGTCACGAAAAATAATCAGCTTGTGGCTTTGCCAAGGAAGCCTAATGTTCGAGAGTTGTTGGAAGAGTATAGACAGTATGCGTCAGCTagcaagaagcaagagcGGTCTGC CCGCGCAACCGCTCTCCTTTCTGAAATCATCTCTGGTATCACGCTTTACTTTGACAAAGCCCTCGGCAATAATCTCCTCTATCGGTTCGAAAGAGCACAATACGTTGAGCAAAAGCGACAAAACCCAGAAAAGCCTATGAGTGAAATTTATGGTGCGGAGCACTTGTTGAGGTTGTTTG TCAATTTCGGACCTTTTATCGCGTACACCAACATTGACACCGAATCCCTCAACATTCTTCGAGATTATATTAATGACATCATGCA GTGGATGAtcaaagaacaaaagagaTTATTTATGAAGGAGTATGAAGAGACAACAACGCATTATCAAAACCTTTCAAGGTCGTGA
- a CDS encoding transcription initiation factor TFIIB, whose protein sequence is MVAVAGPKTPGPKFGQSIVPNLNIKQICPNCRTDPPNIVEEYAKGDLVCADCGTILGDRIVDTRSEWRTFAGDENGDDPSRVGDAGNPLLGSNHLDTMISHKDGRTGIARDLNRAQARANTLSNGIYGKSSVAQLSAVFSRIGEKCDAMLLPRGVRERAQHVYKIVDEARAIKGKNEPAVIAACIVYACRDAKVHRTFQEVCKALKISKKELGQVFNQVKSVVQSSSAQGSMVSVHGSNNAQESAEGLLGRFANYLDLGNAVFNASKHIAGEAVAKSAIDGRSPVSIAAGVLYFTCVLLGKSTTAKDISAMGGVSESTTKLITKMVANKLDDVIRPEWKTEYPDGYAALAQLGKVSESNKNSRSGSLTAQP, encoded by the exons ATGGTTGCTGTCGCTGGACCAAAGACGCCTGGG CCCAAGTTCGGTCAGAGTATCGTGCCCAATCTTAACATCAAACAAATCTGCCCGAACTGTAGGACCGATCCTCCCAATATTGTTGAGGAGTATGCCAAGGGTGATCTG GTTTGCGCCGATTGTGGGACCATCCTAGGTGACCGCATCGTCGATACGAGGAGTGAAT GGCGA ACCTTTGCGGGAGACGAGAATGGGGACGATCCCTCGCGTGTCGGTGATGCTGgcaatcctcttctcggAAGTAATCACCTCGATACAATGATTTCTCACAAGGATGGTCGAACCGGTATCGCTCGAGATCTCAACCGTGCGCAAGCGCGAGCCAACACTCTGTCCAATGGAATTTATGGCAAGTCTTCTGTGGCACAACTATCCGCTGTCTTCTCTCGTATTGGGGAAAAGTGTGACGCGATGCTGCTCCCTCGCGGTGTAAGAGAACGTGCTCAACACGTTTACAAGATTGTCGATGAGGCGCGAGCTATTAAGGGGAAGAATGAACCTGCTGTCATTGCTGCCTGCATTGTTTACGCTTGCAGAGATGCCAAGGTTCATCGTACCTTCCAAGAAGTATGCAAAGCCCTCAAAATCAGCAAGAAGGAGCTCGGACAGGTGTTCAACCAGGTCAAGAGTGTTGTTCAGTCTTCCAGTGCGCAAGGTTCGATGGTGTCTGTCCATGGATCAAACAATGCGCAAGAATCTGCTGAAGGTTTATTGGGTCGTTTTGCAAACTATCTGGATCTGGGCAACGCCGTGTTTAATGCGTCCAAGCATATCGCAGGGGAGGCCGTTGCGAAGAGCGCTATCGACGGCAGGAGTCCCGTGTCGATTGCAGCAGGTGTGTTGTACTTCACATGTGTATTGCTGGGGAAGAGTACCACCGCCAAGGATATTTCTGCAATGGGAGGAGTGTCAGAGTCAACCACGAAGCT TATTACCAAGATGGTAGCAAACAAACTTGACGATGTCATTCGCCCTGAATGG AAAACCGAGTATCCAGACGGCTATGCCGCGCTTGCCCAATTGGGTAAAGTTAGCGAATCTAATAAGAACTCTCGAAGTGGCAGTCTCACGGCACAGCCTTGA